Within Bacteroidales bacterium, the genomic segment CCATGCTGAGAGGTTTGGATAAACGTATTTCTTTAAAAACAAAATTACCTGTTCATATTGCCGACGACCCATTAAGAGCTGTTGCACGCGGAACCGGTATTGCTTTAAAGAATTTTGATAAGTTCACTTTCTTAATTAAATAACGGCAGCCGCTTGTATTGCTGCAGAAAAGACCATAGAAAGGCATGAAGAATTTTTTTCTTTTTTTGTGGCGCCAACATTTTTTCTTCTTGTTTTTTGTTCTTGAGATCATTTCATTTATTATGATCGTTCAGAATAATTATTATCAGCGTTCGGGTTTTATTAATTCTGCTAATGAATTCAGTGGTGGTGTTCTTACTACTTTCAATAATATATCACAATATTTTTCATTAAAAAATGCCAATAAAGAACTGGCTGAAGAAAATGCAAAACTTCTTAGCGAGTCGAAAAGTTTTTACATAAAAACCGATAGTAAAGTATTTTATCATGATGACACGCTTTACCGTCAGCAGTATGAATTCATCAGCGCAAAGATTATTAAGAACTCTACCAATAAAAGAAGCAATTATCTTACACTCAATAAAGGCAGAAAACATGGTATCACCAAAGATATGGGTGTAATAACATCGGCAGGGATTGTTGGAATAGTTAATGAAGTTTCCGAAAATTTTTGCAGTGTAATATCTGTTCTGCATAAAGATTTTAAATTGAGCGCCAAATTAAAAAACAATGAACAGATAGGAACAATTAAATGGGATGGGGGCGATTACCGCTTTGGTAAACTGATTGATATTCCTACACACGTAAAACCGAAATTAGGCGACACTGTTATTACCAGTGGCTATTCAACAAGCTTTCCTGCAAATATTATGATTGGTTATGTAACAGATATCAAAGCCGAAAAGGGAGATAATTTTTATACTCTGACTGTTTACTTCAGCACGGATTTTAATAATATTTCTTATGCTTATATCATTAGGAATATTCTCAAGACCGAACAAGATGAATTAGAAATAAAAGCTCAGCATGATTAACATTGTATCACGAAATATTCTCCGTTTTATTTTCCTGGTGCTTTTTCAGGTTATTATTCTGAACAGTATAAATTTGGGAGGTTATATCAATCCTTATTTTTATGTATTGTTTATTTTGATGCTTCCTTTCGAAACGCCAAAATGGTTGTTGTTAATTTCTTCTTTTTTTCTTGGTTTCTCGATCGATATTTTTTCCGATACACC encodes:
- the mreC gene encoding rod shape-determining protein MreC translates to MKNFFLFLWRQHFFFLFFVLEIISFIMIVQNNYYQRSGFINSANEFSGGVLTTFNNISQYFSLKNANKELAEENAKLLSESKSFYIKTDSKVFYHDDTLYRQQYEFISAKIIKNSTNKRSNYLTLNKGRKHGITKDMGVITSAGIVGIVNEVSENFCSVISVLHKDFKLSAKLKNNEQIGTIKWDGGDYRFGKLIDIPTHVKPKLGDTVITSGYSTSFPANIMIGYVTDIKAEKGDNFYTLTVYFSTDFNNISYAYIIRNILKTEQDELEIKAQHD